Proteins encoded in a region of the Planctomycetaceae bacterium genome:
- the ileS gene encoding isoleucine--tRNA ligase → MSEQKNAYKDTLNLPQTAFDMRAGLLQKEPAVQAKWKQENLQGKIRDARRGAQRFILHDGPPYANGQPHMGHVLNKVLKDLVVRIKTMSGLDTGPYIHGWDCHGQPIEQKIVEQLGEKIHTLPATVIRRLCGEHAQKYAKIQAEQFQRLGVMGDFDHPYITMDKQYEAAVLEVFANLIEQGLVYRQLKPVHWSIENRTALADAELEYHDRTDPSVYVALPVVSGTLPNVTGQACLLVWTTTPWTLPANLAVAAGPAIGYACVACETSDGPLTLVMARARVETVLAAVKAARPEYLRSHKIVATLSGDELLSAALTYRHPLLEGKTCPVISADYVTLEDGTGLVHTAPGHGLEDYASGLKHGLEIYCPVQADGTFDETAPEFIRGRSVWDANGLICERLKADGALVLQEPIRHSYPHDWRSKTPTIFRATEQWFIGVDTMPAGGNTSLRQMALDVCTRDADDGGVRFIPAWGRNRIEGMLASRPDWCISRQRSWGLPIPAFMNQRGEVLMTADSVRAVAAVVAREGSDAWFTRTPAELLAGYSIDSDDYAPASDVFPIDSLQKGGDIFDVWFESGSSWFAAAIQRGLVSDIPVDLYLEGSDQHRGWFQLSLLPALGTRGKAPFKTVLTHGFVVTEDGYKMSKSLGNAVDAVEQLNKRGADVLRLWVASQNYQDDIRCSESLILQSDEAYKKIRNTLRFCMGSCFDFAPAADATEAADHSVDRWMSLELNRLVRDVRAAFDAYEFHRATRMIYEFCTVQASSVYLSAVKDRLYCESPNALRRRATQTVIHRMLMALVKLLAPIMPHTAEEAWAAIPNRPADEPQSVHLALLPEADADMLAIADEMRPSNIDLGTFTSDQLQPGPQWIWDRLMDLRGEGLGKLEKLRGEGVKNSLDAEAVFRVAKGRDGAADLIDTYIRELEDLLGVGFARVERAELAEGVTVEVEVLDTRERYDRCARSWKRRPDVGSDSDYPDLSARDAGVMKELKSGTTE, encoded by the coding sequence ATGAGTGAGCAAAAGAACGCGTACAAGGACACACTGAATCTGCCGCAGACGGCTTTCGACATGCGGGCGGGACTGCTGCAGAAAGAGCCCGCCGTCCAGGCCAAGTGGAAGCAGGAAAACCTCCAGGGCAAGATTCGCGATGCCCGACGCGGGGCCCAGCGCTTCATCCTGCACGACGGCCCGCCGTACGCCAACGGTCAGCCGCACATGGGGCACGTGCTCAACAAGGTGCTCAAAGACCTCGTCGTGCGCATCAAGACGATGTCCGGCCTGGACACCGGCCCGTATATCCACGGCTGGGACTGCCACGGCCAGCCCATCGAGCAGAAGATCGTCGAGCAGCTCGGCGAGAAGATCCACACGCTGCCGGCGACGGTCATCCGCCGCCTCTGCGGCGAGCACGCGCAGAAGTACGCCAAAATCCAGGCCGAGCAATTCCAGCGCCTCGGCGTCATGGGTGACTTCGACCACCCGTACATCACGATGGACAAGCAGTACGAGGCCGCCGTGCTCGAGGTCTTCGCCAACCTCATCGAGCAGGGCCTGGTCTACCGCCAGCTCAAGCCCGTCCACTGGTCGATCGAGAACCGCACCGCCCTGGCCGACGCGGAACTGGAATATCACGACCGCACCGACCCCAGCGTCTACGTGGCCCTGCCCGTGGTCAGCGGCACGTTGCCCAACGTCACCGGCCAGGCCTGCCTGCTCGTCTGGACCACCACGCCCTGGACCCTGCCGGCCAACCTGGCCGTGGCGGCCGGGCCGGCGATCGGCTACGCCTGCGTCGCCTGCGAAACCTCCGACGGGCCGCTCACGCTGGTGATGGCCCGCGCCCGCGTCGAGACCGTGCTGGCGGCCGTCAAGGCGGCGCGCCCTGAATACCTGCGCAGCCATAAGATCGTGGCCACGTTGAGCGGCGACGAACTGCTTTCGGCCGCCCTGACCTACCGCCACCCGCTGCTGGAGGGCAAGACCTGCCCGGTGATCTCGGCGGACTACGTCACGCTCGAGGACGGCACGGGCCTGGTGCATACGGCTCCCGGGCACGGCCTGGAGGACTACGCCAGCGGGCTCAAGCACGGCCTGGAGATCTACTGCCCCGTGCAAGCCGACGGCACGTTCGACGAGACCGCGCCCGAGTTCATCCGCGGCAGGAGCGTCTGGGACGCCAACGGGCTCATCTGCGAGCGACTGAAAGCCGACGGCGCACTCGTGCTGCAGGAGCCGATCCGGCACTCGTACCCGCACGACTGGCGCAGCAAGACGCCGACGATCTTCCGCGCCACCGAGCAGTGGTTCATCGGCGTCGACACCATGCCCGCCGGCGGCAATACCTCGCTGCGGCAGATGGCGTTGGACGTCTGCACGCGCGACGCCGACGACGGCGGCGTGCGGTTCATCCCCGCCTGGGGCCGCAACCGGATCGAGGGCATGCTCGCCAGCCGTCCCGACTGGTGCATCTCGCGACAGCGTAGCTGGGGCCTGCCCATCCCCGCCTTCATGAATCAGCGCGGCGAGGTGCTGATGACCGCAGACAGCGTGCGCGCGGTGGCGGCCGTCGTCGCCCGCGAAGGCTCCGACGCCTGGTTTACGCGAACCCCGGCCGAACTGCTGGCCGGGTACAGCATCGATTCCGACGACTACGCCCCAGCCTCCGACGTTTTTCCCATCGACTCGCTGCAAAAGGGCGGCGACATCTTTGACGTGTGGTTCGAGTCGGGCTCGAGCTGGTTTGCGGCCGCCATCCAGCGCGGGCTCGTCAGCGACATTCCCGTCGACCTGTACCTGGAAGGCTCCGACCAGCACCGCGGATGGTTCCAGCTCTCGCTGCTGCCGGCGCTGGGCACGCGAGGCAAGGCGCCCTTCAAGACGGTGCTCACCCACGGGTTCGTCGTCACCGAAGACGGCTACAAGATGAGCAAGTCTCTGGGCAACGCCGTCGACGCCGTCGAGCAGCTTAACAAGCGCGGCGCCGACGTGCTGCGGCTCTGGGTCGCCAGCCAGAACTACCAGGACGACATCCGCTGCAGCGAGAGCCTGATCCTGCAGTCCGACGAAGCCTACAAGAAAATCCGCAATACGCTGCGGTTCTGCATGGGCTCGTGCTTTGACTTCGCCCCGGCCGCCGACGCCACCGAGGCGGCCGACCACAGCGTCGACCGCTGGATGAGCCTCGAGCTCAACCGCCTCGTCCGCGACGTGCGGGCGGCGTTTGACGCCTACGAGTTCCACCGCGCCACGCGAATGATCTACGAGTTCTGCACCGTGCAGGCCTCCAGCGTGTACCTCTCGGCCGTCAAGGACCGCCTCTACTGCGAGAGCCCCAACGCCCTGCGCCGCCGCGCCACGCAGACCGTCATCCACCGGATGCTCATGGCGCTGGTCAAGCTGCTGGCGCCGATCATGCCGCACACCGCTGAGGAGGCCTGGGCGGCCATTCCCAACCGCCCCGCCGACGAACCGCAAAGCGTACACCTGGCCCTGCTGCCCGAGGCCGACGCCGACATGCTCGCCATCGCCGACGAGATGCGCCCCTCCAACATCGACCTGGGCACCTTCACCAGCGACCAGCTCCAGCCGGGCCCGCAATGGATCTGGGACCGTCTGATGGACCTGCGGGGCGAGGGGCTGGGCAAGCTCGAAAAGCTCCGCGGCGAGGGCGTCAAGAACTCCCTCGACGCCGAGGCGGTCTTCCGCGTCGCCAAAGGCCGCGACGGCGCAGCCGATCTCATCGACACGTATATCCGCGAGCTGGAAGACCTGCTGGGCGTCGGGTTCGCCCGCGTCGAGCGGGCAGAACTGGCCGAGGGCGTGACGGTCGAAGTCGAGGTGCTCGACACCCGAGAGCGATACGACCGCTGCGCCCGAAGCTGGAAACGCCGCCCCGACGTCGGCTCCGACAGCGACTACCCCGACCTCTCCGCCCGCGACGCGGGGGTGATGAAAGAACTCAAGAGCGGAACAACGGAATGA
- a CDS encoding MATE family efflux transporter yields MPDAKNRWGLGEVLRLSWPISLTLLNSTAMRFVDGWFVAMTGPDASAGQVSGGITAFIPESFASGLIGVLSTFVAQNYGAGRHRRCGQYAWAGMLLGLVAYLVVVPMAFGARPLLTLLYAEHTEAVRDAEVLYFRYMTFSMILSLWARALAEFFYGIHRPRILLVASVLANAVNLVGDYVLVLGNWGFPAMGLEGAAIATVASWALLTGILMGRFLSGRIHAQYGTWTLRSVQWRQIADLIRIGWPAGLQFTIDVFIWTVLIGKLAGMFGAEQMAAGSFAMRYMQLSFMPAVGIGAAIAAIVGRYIAQGQPHLARKRVHSGVALAMIYMGLCGAAFLIFRHPLIYFFIKYGTESYTPEQITTIMDIGSKVMILAAVFQLFDAIGIIYLGALRGAGDTLWAMTVTVMLSMTAVLGLGYATVTWLPGLESLGPWIAGTFYVIVLGFLFAGRFERGAWRKIDLLSTH; encoded by the coding sequence TTGCCGGATGCAAAAAACCGATGGGGCCTGGGGGAGGTCTTGCGCCTCAGTTGGCCGATCAGCTTGACCCTGCTCAACAGCACGGCCATGCGATTCGTCGACGGGTGGTTTGTCGCCATGACGGGCCCCGACGCCTCGGCGGGGCAGGTCAGCGGCGGGATCACCGCGTTCATCCCCGAGAGTTTCGCCAGCGGGCTCATCGGCGTGCTGAGCACGTTCGTGGCCCAGAACTACGGCGCGGGGCGCCATCGCCGCTGCGGGCAGTATGCCTGGGCGGGAATGCTGCTGGGGCTGGTGGCGTACCTGGTCGTGGTGCCGATGGCGTTCGGCGCTCGGCCGCTGCTGACGCTGCTCTACGCCGAACACACCGAGGCGGTCCGCGACGCTGAGGTCCTGTATTTCCGCTACATGACCTTCAGCATGATCCTGTCGCTATGGGCGCGGGCGTTGGCGGAGTTCTTCTACGGCATCCACCGCCCGCGCATTTTGCTGGTGGCGTCGGTGCTGGCCAACGCCGTGAACCTCGTGGGCGATTACGTCCTGGTGCTGGGCAACTGGGGGTTCCCGGCGATGGGCCTGGAAGGCGCCGCCATCGCCACGGTGGCCAGTTGGGCGCTTCTGACGGGCATCCTCATGGGCAGGTTCCTCTCGGGGCGCATCCATGCCCAGTACGGCACGTGGACGCTGCGCTCCGTCCAGTGGCGCCAGATCGCGGACCTGATCCGCATCGGCTGGCCGGCCGGGCTGCAATTCACCATCGACGTGTTCATCTGGACCGTGCTGATCGGCAAGCTGGCCGGGATGTTCGGGGCCGAGCAGATGGCGGCCGGCTCTTTCGCCATGCGGTACATGCAGCTTTCGTTCATGCCGGCGGTCGGGATCGGCGCCGCTATCGCCGCCATCGTCGGGCGGTACATCGCCCAGGGGCAACCGCATCTGGCGCGCAAGCGCGTCCACTCGGGGGTGGCGCTGGCGATGATCTACATGGGCCTCTGCGGAGCGGCGTTCCTGATCTTCCGCCATCCGCTGATTTACTTCTTCATCAAGTACGGCACCGAGTCGTACACGCCCGAGCAGATCACTACGATCATGGACATCGGCAGCAAGGTGATGATCCTGGCGGCGGTGTTCCAGTTGTTCGACGCCATCGGCATCATCTATCTGGGGGCGCTGCGCGGGGCCGGAGACACGCTGTGGGCGATGACCGTCACGGTGATGCTGAGCATGACCGCTGTACTGGGGTTGGGCTATGCCACCGTCACCTGGCTGCCGGGGTTGGAGAGCCTGGGGCCCTGGATCGCCGGAACGTTTTACGTGATCGTGCTGGGATTTCTTTTCGCCGGAAGGTTCGAGCGCGGGGCCTGGCGCAAGATCGACCTTTTGTCGACGCATTGA
- a CDS encoding metallophosphoesterase: MTRIILPLIAFYLLTAASRSFAAASVPNTWTGVERIVAVGDVHGAYDEFVSALSAAGVIDAKGDWIGGRTHLVQTGDIVDRGDHSRRCMDLMMKLETQAAAAGGMVHQLLGNHEVMVMQHTYLYTSASDFASFGGRSGLKSALGPAGRYGRWLRSRNAVIKINDVLFVHGGIPGKYASRSLDELNDAIRSRIDAGWSLGGLLGRGGPLWYRGWTSKNASSVADRCKDAFAAYDVQHAVVGHTTDGIATFGSGRVILIDSAMTPDLKGEPSALVIEKGVFTAVYPARAKEALNVHYYRANVAAAPAAHRP; this comes from the coding sequence GTGACAAGAATTATCCTTCCGCTGATCGCGTTCTATCTTCTCACGGCGGCCTCACGCTCTTTTGCAGCCGCGAGCGTTCCCAACACCTGGACCGGCGTCGAGCGCATCGTGGCCGTCGGCGACGTGCATGGGGCGTACGATGAGTTCGTCAGTGCCCTGTCGGCCGCCGGGGTGATCGACGCCAAAGGCGACTGGATCGGCGGCAGGACGCACCTGGTGCAGACCGGCGACATCGTCGACCGCGGCGACCATTCCCGCAGGTGCATGGACCTGATGATGAAGCTCGAAACCCAGGCCGCCGCCGCCGGCGGAATGGTTCACCAGCTCCTGGGCAATCACGAAGTGATGGTGATGCAGCACACGTATCTCTATACCAGCGCCTCGGACTTTGCCTCTTTCGGCGGGCGCAGCGGGCTCAAGAGCGCCCTGGGCCCCGCCGGCCGCTACGGGCGATGGCTCCGCAGCCGCAACGCGGTCATCAAGATCAACGACGTGCTGTTCGTGCATGGGGGTATCCCTGGCAAATACGCCAGCCGATCGCTGGATGAGCTCAACGACGCGATCCGCTCGCGCATCGACGCCGGTTGGTCGCTGGGCGGGCTGCTCGGGCGCGGCGGGCCGCTATGGTACCGCGGATGGACCAGCAAGAATGCTTCGTCGGTGGCCGACCGGTGCAAAGACGCCTTCGCGGCGTACGACGTTCAACACGCGGTGGTCGGCCACACCACCGACGGAATCGCGACGTTCGGCAGCGGTCGCGTGATCCTGATCGACTCGGCCATGACGCCCGATCTCAAGGGCGAGCCCTCCGCCCTGGTGATCGAGAAAGGCGTCTTCACGGCGGTCTACCCCGCCCGCGCCAAAGAGGCGTTGAACGTGCATTACTACCGGGCGAACGTGGCCGCCGCGCCGGCCGCTCACCGTCCGTAG
- a CDS encoding metallophosphoesterase produces MKRRTVLTLACMFALAGSLTARAATPAPIPNTWTGIERVVAIGDVHGDCKQFVVSLKAAGIINDKEDWIAGKTHLVQTGDILDRGDESRKAMDLLMKLETQAAAAGGMVHALLGNHEAMVMIGDYRFITPGEDEAFGGREQYIQAMGPEGKYGKWLRTHNTVIKINEVMFLHAGLPPSMAEMSLDQINDNVRKALNGDRPLKGLLKSGGPLWYRHWVDEDPAVVAEACDGFFTKHAVRHAVVGHTVAGVKTFGNGRVICIDSGMSAVYKGTASALVIEKGTFTAIIPDQPAVVLEVKYDPAQKLQRKAA; encoded by the coding sequence GTGAAGCGACGCACCGTCCTGACGCTTGCCTGCATGTTCGCCCTGGCCGGATCTCTGACCGCAAGGGCAGCGACGCCAGCGCCGATCCCCAACACATGGACAGGCATTGAGCGCGTCGTGGCTATCGGCGACGTCCACGGCGACTGCAAGCAGTTCGTCGTCTCGCTCAAGGCGGCCGGCATCATCAACGACAAGGAAGACTGGATCGCCGGCAAGACGCACCTGGTGCAGACCGGCGACATCCTGGACCGCGGCGATGAGTCGCGCAAAGCCATGGACCTGCTGATGAAGCTCGAAACCCAGGCCGCCGCCGCCGGCGGAATGGTGCATGCGCTGCTGGGCAACCATGAGGCCATGGTCATGATCGGCGACTACCGCTTCATCACGCCCGGCGAAGACGAGGCCTTTGGCGGACGCGAGCAATACATCCAGGCCATGGGCCCCGAAGGCAAGTACGGCAAGTGGCTGCGCACGCACAACACCGTCATCAAGATCAACGAGGTGATGTTCCTCCACGCCGGCCTGCCGCCGAGCATGGCCGAGATGAGCCTCGACCAGATCAACGACAACGTCCGCAAGGCCCTCAACGGCGACCGCCCGCTCAAGGGCCTGCTCAAGAGCGGCGGACCGCTGTGGTATCGCCACTGGGTAGACGAGGACCCCGCCGTCGTCGCCGAGGCGTGCGATGGGTTCTTCACCAAGCACGCCGTCCGCCACGCCGTCGTCGGCCACACTGTCGCGGGCGTCAAGACCTTCGGCAACGGGCGCGTAATCTGCATCGACTCGGGCATGTCGGCCGTCTACAAGGGCACCGCCTCGGCGCTGGTGATCGAAAAGGGCACGTTCACGGCTATCATCCCGGACCAGCCGGCCGTGGTGCTGGAGGTCAAGTACGACCCCGCCCAGAAGCTCCAACGCAAAGCGGCGTAG
- a CDS encoding PAS domain S-box protein — MSYRSDEVQGRVSGSPSQRLLYRVIAEVKDLAIVVLDVNGVIVAGNGGTRLLGEWGEELLGRHVSCLYAGEDAEAGKPRKDLEIASHDGQYCSEGLYVRRGGERFWAQVRLIALRGSAGEPRGFICVITDLTDRKAQKDREESIQSSVQEEKSWYQDLFESAPDGYVVTSPTGRIEVVNRTACSMLGYAPAELYECLLSDLLPEPHIGEFHQYLQALTAGQSLAPWDVQVLRKDGPPFWAAVTASATRDAQGQVMNLRWLIRDMTRERQAQERLRASEERLAAATRETKVGVFDWNVITGMSLWSEEFEQLFGFDTSSGPPAEMVVRSRDHWASRIHPDDVAGFWAELAHAKATHVMAEKDFRVIWPDGSLHWLNARGRYYYDEHGQPCRLLGTARDITRKKETEQQLEQTAEELARSNAELEHFAHVASHDLREPLGVILLYLTLLKKRLGPVIGMENAGFIEHAMGAADRMNKLISNLLAYSRVGRSGAASEPTDMNDVLREAEENLEAAVSQEQAVVIHQPLPVIRAEKPLMTQLLQNLIGNAVKYRSPGKPPQIEVGARREGNAWLFWVRDSGVGIAPVDHDRIFMIFQRIQAGQQSPGAGIGLAICKKIVEHHCGRIWVESQPGQGATFFFTIPDR; from the coding sequence ATGTCTTACCGTTCAGACGAAGTACAGGGGAGGGTCAGCGGCTCGCCGTCGCAGCGGCTTTTGTACAGGGTCATCGCGGAAGTGAAGGATCTGGCGATCGTGGTTCTGGATGTCAACGGAGTCATCGTCGCCGGCAATGGGGGCACGCGGTTGCTTGGGGAGTGGGGCGAGGAACTGCTGGGGCGGCATGTGTCTTGCCTTTACGCCGGCGAGGACGCCGAAGCCGGCAAGCCCCGCAAGGATCTCGAGATCGCTTCGCATGACGGCCAGTATTGCAGCGAGGGGCTCTATGTCCGCCGCGGCGGCGAGAGGTTCTGGGCCCAAGTGAGGTTGATCGCCTTGCGCGGTTCGGCGGGCGAACCCCGCGGGTTCATCTGTGTCATCACCGACCTGACCGACAGGAAGGCGCAGAAGGACCGCGAGGAGTCGATCCAGTCGAGCGTGCAGGAGGAGAAGTCGTGGTACCAGGACCTGTTCGAGTCCGCCCCGGACGGGTATGTGGTCACCAGCCCGACCGGCCGCATCGAGGTCGTCAACCGCACAGCCTGCTCGATGCTGGGCTACGCGCCGGCGGAGTTGTACGAGTGTCTTCTGAGCGACCTTCTTCCCGAGCCGCACATCGGCGAGTTTCACCAGTATCTCCAAGCATTGACCGCCGGTCAGTCCCTGGCGCCCTGGGATGTGCAGGTGCTGCGAAAGGATGGTCCTCCCTTCTGGGCGGCCGTAACGGCCTCGGCGACGCGCGACGCGCAGGGACAGGTGATGAACTTGCGATGGCTGATCCGGGACATGACCCGCGAGCGCCAGGCGCAGGAACGCCTGCGCGCCAGCGAGGAGCGCCTGGCCGCGGCGACGCGCGAAACCAAGGTCGGCGTCTTCGATTGGAACGTCATCACCGGCATGTCGCTCTGGAGCGAGGAGTTCGAGCAGCTTTTCGGTTTCGACACCAGTTCCGGACCGCCGGCCGAAATGGTGGTGCGCAGCCGCGACCACTGGGCGTCGCGCATCCATCCCGACGACGTGGCGGGCTTCTGGGCCGAACTGGCGCACGCCAAGGCCACTCACGTCATGGCCGAAAAAGACTTCAGGGTGATCTGGCCTGACGGGAGCCTTCATTGGCTCAACGCCAGAGGCCGTTACTACTACGACGAACATGGGCAGCCTTGCCGGCTGCTGGGTACGGCCAGGGACATCACCCGCAAGAAGGAGACCGAGCAGCAGCTTGAGCAAACGGCCGAAGAGTTGGCGCGGTCCAACGCCGAATTGGAGCACTTCGCCCACGTGGCCAGCCACGACCTGCGCGAACCGCTGGGGGTGATTCTGCTTTACCTGACCCTCCTGAAGAAGAGACTCGGCCCGGTCATCGGGATGGAAAATGCCGGGTTCATCGAGCACGCCATGGGCGCCGCCGACCGGATGAACAAGCTCATCAGCAATCTCCTGGCGTACTCGCGCGTCGGTCGAAGCGGCGCCGCCTCTGAACCGACCGACATGAACGACGTGCTGCGCGAAGCGGAGGAAAACCTGGAGGCCGCCGTAAGCCAGGAGCAGGCGGTCGTGATTCACCAGCCCCTGCCGGTTATCCGCGCGGAGAAGCCGCTGATGACGCAGCTCCTGCAGAACCTGATCGGCAACGCCGTCAAGTACCGTTCGCCAGGCAAGCCCCCGCAGATCGAGGTGGGGGCGCGGCGCGAGGGCAATGCGTGGCTCTTCTGGGTGCGGGACAGCGGCGTGGGCATCGCGCCGGTAGACCATGATCGCATCTTCATGATCTTCCAGCGCATCCAGGCGGGGCAGCAATCGCCCGGGGCCGGTATCGGGCTGGCCATCTGCAAAAAGATCGTCGAGCACCACTGCGGACGCATCTGGGTCGAGTCGCAACCGGGCCAGGGCGCGACCTTCTTTTTCACGATTCCAGACCGCTAG
- a CDS encoding alkaline phosphatase family protein, whose product MCSGKWVRHAVVGVIGALVVSLSASAALADKTKHVLIIGIDGAMPDAVKAAKAPNLKALAADGAVSWDAFAGGVLGTPSRQNTASMASWHSIITGVWANKHKGARMLRGQPVPADHVSYPTMFQRLKSHDGAARSVCISNWPIITQVMAPGATFKARGAGDAKVVELAKKELAENTPTLMFLQLDEVDGAGHANNYGPKIPKYLEAIEQADKHVGEIVAAVKARKTYANEEWLIIAVTDHGGTKDPKGPGGVHGGDSPQERKAFIIVSGAAAKKGEVTPGPGITAVAPTALAFLGIKIAPQWNLDAKPFGLKE is encoded by the coding sequence ATGTGTAGTGGTAAGTGGGTTCGTCATGCGGTAGTTGGGGTTATCGGGGCTCTGGTGGTGTCGCTTTCGGCCTCGGCGGCGCTGGCCGACAAGACTAAACACGTGCTGATCATCGGCATCGACGGGGCCATGCCCGACGCCGTCAAGGCGGCCAAGGCGCCGAACCTCAAGGCGTTGGCGGCCGACGGCGCGGTGAGCTGGGACGCCTTCGCCGGCGGGGTGCTGGGGACGCCTTCGCGCCAGAACACGGCCAGCATGGCGAGCTGGCACAGCATTATCACGGGCGTCTGGGCGAACAAGCATAAGGGCGCGCGGATGCTCAGAGGCCAGCCGGTTCCGGCAGACCACGTCAGCTACCCCACCATGTTCCAGCGGCTCAAGTCGCACGACGGGGCCGCCCGCAGCGTGTGCATCTCGAACTGGCCGATCATCACGCAGGTGATGGCCCCGGGCGCGACGTTCAAGGCCCGCGGCGCCGGCGACGCCAAGGTCGTCGAGCTGGCCAAGAAGGAACTGGCGGAGAATACGCCGACGCTCATGTTCCTGCAGCTTGACGAGGTCGACGGCGCCGGGCACGCGAACAATTACGGTCCGAAGATTCCCAAGTATCTCGAAGCCATCGAACAGGCCGACAAGCACGTCGGCGAGATCGTCGCGGCGGTCAAGGCCCGCAAGACCTACGCCAACGAAGAGTGGCTGATCATCGCCGTGACCGACCACGGCGGCACCAAGGACCCCAAGGGTCCCGGCGGCGTCCATGGCGGCGACAGCCCGCAGGAGCGCAAGGCCTTCATCATCGTCAGCGGCGCCGCGGCCAAGAAGGGCGAAGTGACGCCGGGCCCGGGGATCACCGCCGTGGCGCCGACGGCGCTGGCGTTTCTGGGCATCAAGATCGCCCCGCAGTGGAATCTCGACGCCAAGCCTTTTGGGTTGAAGGAATGA
- a CDS encoding alpha-L-fucosidase: MSNNKKPVDLTASPDGRWFQQSKFAMFVHWGPYAATGGVWNGKRYHGIGEWLMCRAQIPAADYAAMAATFNPRKFSADRWAALAAEAGMKYIVITAKHHDGFAMFKSGASAYNIADYTPFKRDPLAELAKACPKHGLKLGFYYSQFQDWHAIGGGGNGWDPAVKGDFAEYFNGKCVPQVEELMSNYGDVALIWFDTPGPISREDSLRLVHTVRRLQPQCLINSRIGNGVGDYDSLGDQEIPLEAHGGLWESIDTHNDTWGFVEHDHNWKSSRELVRRLVKVVAKGGNYMLNIGPNGLGEIPAASADILREVGVWTQRNAAAIYNAAPSPLPTMPWGECTASRDGKKLYLHVLDYPLDGRLTLAGLKGTIKRAAVLGRGAKTLKVSKNAGATNIALPQQPPAEPTVIVLDVAGKMSADKMQTVLPGLRNDFDPPFAKLTACKAGKNSWMEKFGDWKHADCIIDWQGPGSSASWTFKTPQAGRYYLELDYSAKLEADGIEGVVSVGKIEIPFPALDTGQRDAGVPDHGLWPLYRKYNCGIVHLPKAGKYTLTIRPTKETPSGWIMLKTVTLAPVPTVR; this comes from the coding sequence ATGAGCAATAACAAGAAACCAGTTGATCTGACAGCGTCCCCCGACGGGCGATGGTTCCAGCAGTCCAAGTTCGCCATGTTCGTACACTGGGGCCCCTACGCCGCAACCGGCGGCGTCTGGAACGGCAAACGCTATCACGGCATCGGCGAGTGGCTCATGTGCCGCGCGCAGATCCCCGCGGCAGACTACGCCGCCATGGCCGCCACCTTCAACCCCCGAAAGTTCTCCGCCGACCGCTGGGCGGCGCTGGCGGCCGAGGCGGGCATGAAGTACATCGTCATCACCGCAAAGCATCACGACGGGTTCGCGATGTTCAAGTCCGGCGCCAGCGCGTACAACATCGCCGACTACACGCCCTTCAAGCGCGACCCGCTGGCCGAGCTGGCCAAGGCCTGCCCCAAGCACGGCCTGAAGCTGGGCTTCTACTACTCGCAGTTCCAGGACTGGCACGCCATTGGCGGCGGGGGCAACGGTTGGGACCCTGCCGTCAAGGGCGACTTTGCCGAATACTTCAACGGCAAGTGCGTCCCGCAGGTCGAGGAGCTGATGAGCAACTACGGCGACGTGGCGCTGATCTGGTTCGACACCCCCGGGCCGATCTCGCGCGAAGACTCGCTGCGGCTGGTGCATACGGTGCGCCGCCTTCAGCCGCAGTGCCTGATCAACAGCCGCATCGGCAACGGCGTGGGCGACTACGACTCGCTGGGCGACCAGGAGATTCCCCTGGAAGCACACGGCGGGCTGTGGGAGTCGATCGACACGCACAACGACACGTGGGGCTTCGTCGAGCACGACCACAACTGGAAGAGCTCGCGCGAGCTCGTGCGGCGGCTGGTGAAGGTCGTCGCCAAGGGCGGCAACTACATGCTCAACATCGGGCCAAACGGTTTGGGCGAGATCCCCGCCGCGTCGGCCGACATCCTCCGCGAGGTCGGCGTCTGGACCCAGCGCAACGCCGCGGCGATTTACAACGCCGCGCCCTCGCCGCTGCCGACGATGCCCTGGGGCGAATGCACCGCCTCGCGCGACGGCAAGAAACTCTACCTGCACGTGTTGGACTATCCCCTCGACGGACGGCTCACGCTGGCGGGCCTCAAGGGAACGATCAAGCGCGCGGCGGTTCTCGGCCGCGGCGCCAAGACGCTCAAAGTATCGAAGAACGCCGGCGCGACGAACATCGCTCTGCCGCAACAGCCGCCCGCCGAGCCGACGGTGATCGTGCTGGATGTGGCCGGCAAAATGTCTGCCGACAAAATGCAGACCGTCCTGCCGGGCCTGCGGAACGACTTCGATCCGCCCTTCGCCAAGCTGACCGCCTGCAAGGCCGGCAAGAATAGCTGGATGGAAAAGTTCGGCGACTGGAAGCACGCCGACTGCATCATCGACTGGCAGGGCCCCGGCAGCAGTGCCTCGTGGACCTTCAAAACGCCCCAGGCCGGGCGGTATTACCTGGAGCTGGACTACTCCGCCAAGCTCGAGGCCGACGGCATCGAGGGCGTCGTCAGCGTGGGCAAGATCGAGATTCCCTTCCCCGCCCTGGACACCGGCCAGCGCGACGCCGGCGTGCCCGATCACGGCCTGTGGCCGCTCTACCGCAAGTACAACTGCGGTATCGTACACCTGCCCAAGGCCGGCAAGTACACGCTGACGATCCGCCCGACGAAAGAAACGCCCAGCGGCTGGATCATGCTCAAGACCGTCACGCTAGCGCCCGTGCCGACCGTGCGGTAA